In the uncultured Fibrobacter sp. genome, one interval contains:
- a CDS encoding triose-phosphate isomerase: KPIICIGETLDQRNGGILKEVLGLQIKGAFKDVSAEDAAKCVLAYEPVWAIGTGVTATDEQAQDTQAYARSVVKEIYGEAVAEGMRIQYGGSMKGANAAGLLAQKDIDGGLIGGAGLKANTFMEIIAAAEAK, from the coding sequence TGAAGCCGATCATCTGCATTGGCGAAACCCTCGACCAGCGCAACGGCGGCATCCTGAAGGAAGTCCTCGGCCTCCAGATCAAGGGCGCCTTCAAGGACGTTTCTGCCGAAGACGCCGCAAAGTGCGTTCTCGCTTACGAACCGGTTTGGGCAATCGGTACTGGCGTTACCGCTACCGACGAACAGGCTCAGGACACCCAGGCCTACGCTCGCTCCGTTGTTAAGGAAATCTACGGCGAAGCCGTTGCCGAAGGCATGCGCATCCAGTACGGTGGTTCCATGAAGGGCGCCAACGCTGCTGGCCTCCTCGCTCAGAAGGACATCGACGGCGGTCTCATTGGTGGTGCAGGCCTCAAGGCTAACACCTTCATGGAAATCATCGCCGCTGCCGAAGCCAAGTAA
- the secG gene encoding preprotein translocase subunit SecG, with protein sequence MTTLFWIGIVLHVFLCLFLMLLVLVQNDKMGGLAGLGGMTSQSAFSTAGAATFIQKLTRAVAVIFFIVVFALGLITAKQDQAVEESSMQKATRENAAQQQAPAPALPADFAAPAAPAADVAPAAEAPAADAAPAEAK encoded by the coding sequence ATGACAACTCTCTTTTGGATTGGTATCGTCCTGCACGTGTTCCTGTGCTTGTTCCTCATGTTGCTCGTCCTGGTTCAGAACGACAAGATGGGCGGCCTCGCAGGTCTCGGTGGCATGACTTCGCAGTCCGCTTTCTCTACCGCAGGTGCCGCGACCTTCATCCAGAAGTTGACCCGTGCCGTGGCCGTGATCTTCTTTATCGTCGTGTTCGCCCTCGGCCTCATCACTGCCAAGCAGGACCAGGCTGTGGAAGAATCCTCGATGCAGAAGGCTACCCGCGAAAACGCTGCCCAGCAGCAGGCTCCCGCTCCGGCTCTTCCGGCTGACTTTGCAGCACCCGCTGCACCGGCCGCCGATGTTGCACCGGCAGCTGAAGCTCCCGCCGCTGACGCCGCTCCGGCTGAAGCCAAGTAA